In Hemitrygon akajei chromosome 9, sHemAka1.3, whole genome shotgun sequence, the following are encoded in one genomic region:
- the LOC140732867 gene encoding uncharacterized protein — MAHQRVHTGEKPFTCSVCEKRFSHSSTLQRHQRVHTGENLFTCSVCGKRFTDSSTLQIHQRVHTGEKPFTCSLCGKGFTQSSNLQSHQRVHTGAKLFTCSDCGKGFTESSKLQRHQSVHTGEKPFTCSVCGKRFTVLYSLQRHQRVHTGEKPFTCSVCGKGFTDSSTLQIHQRVHTGEKPFTCLECGKGFSQSSSLQSHQRVHTGERPFTCSECGKGFSQSSQLLAHQSVHSGEWPFTCSECGKGFTQTSKLLAHQLVHTGQRPFTCSDCGKGFTQSSQLLAHRSVHTGERPFTCSDCGKKFTQSSHLQSHQRVHTGEKPFTCSECGKRFTHSSTLQRHQQIHTGVKPFICSECGKRFTLSSNLQRHQQIHTGVKPFTCSECGKGFTRSSHLLVHQSVHTGEKPFTCSECGKGFTQSSHLLAHQSVHTGERPFTCSVCEKKFTHSLTLQKHKRVHTGEKPVTS, encoded by the coding sequence atggctcaccagcgagttcacaccggggagaagccgttcacctgctcagtgtgtgagAAGAGATTCAGTCACTCTTCCaccctgcagagacaccagcgagttcacactggggagaacctgttcacctgctcagtctgtgggaaaagattcactgattcatctaccctacagattcatcagcgagttcacactggggagaagccattcacctgctcactctgtgggaagggattcactcagtcatccaacctacagagtcatcagcgagttcacactggggcaaagttgttcacctgctcagattgtgggaagggattcactgagtcatccaaattacagagacatcagtcagttcacactggagagaagccattcacctgctcggtctgtggaaagagattcactgtGTTATacagcctacagagacaccagcgagttcacactggggagaagccgttcacctgctcagtctgtgggaaaggattcactgactcatccaccctacagattcaccagcgggttcacactggggagaagccgttcacctgcttagaatgtgggaagggattcagtcagtcatccagcctacagagtcaccagcgagttcacactggggagaggccattcacctgctcagaatgtgggaagggattcagtcagtcatcccaactactggcacaccagtcagttcatagtggggagtggccgttcacctgctcagaatgtgggaaaggattcactcagacATCaaaactactggcacaccagttagttcacactgggcagaggccgttcacctgctcagactgtgggaagggattcactcagtcatcccaactactggcacaccggtcagttcacactggggagaggccgttcacctgctcagactgtgggaagaaattcactcagtcatcccacctacagagtcatcagcgagttcacactggggagaagccatttacctgctcagaatgtgggaagagattcactcactcttccaccctacagagacaccagcaaattcacactggggtgaagccgttcatctgctcagaatgtgggaagagattcactctgtcatccaacctacagagacaccagcaaattcacactggggtgaagccgttcacctgctcagaatgtgggaaaggattcactcggtcatctcacctactggtacaccagtcagttcacactggggagaagccgttcacctgctcagaatgtgggaagggattcactcagtcatcccacctactggcacaccagtcagttcacactggggagaggccgttcacatgctcagtctgtgagaagaaaTTCACTCACTCTTTGACCCTACAGAAACAcaagcgagtccacactggggagaagccagtCACCAgctga